GCCTGgaagaagcacagaaagcagagtgACAAGGAGAGTATGGGCTTTATGATTCCCAAGAAAGCAGCTGCTCAAAATCACTTGCCATACTTATCAAGTTGGTGAGGCAAgagtcaaaataaaaaatatccccaaGTAATCAGAAAGTTAATACAGAATATGTGCGTTAAATTCGTTGTCCTGGTGGTCCTTTCCCAGAGGAGTATTCAACTCTTCCAGTATATCTGCTTCTGCTGGTTTCAGCACATCCTCCTCACCTATAAGGCAAGTAAGAGACAGATCATTTCATGTTGGGGGGCTCTCATGCGTTACCCCTCTGCATGAGAGGGTATCCCATTTATCCCATGTTAAAGCCCCACGGCCAGTCTCCTGCAATTGCCTGGAGAAGGTGCTAGGTAGCTCAGGGTGGATTGCCTGCTTTTCAAGGGCAGTCCTAGTTGTGGAGGGGAGTTGGAGAAGGTGAAGCAGTGGCAGGTTTAAAGCCAGAGGCAATAACCACTACACTGATGGTGGCCCATTTCAAGACCTCACGTCTAGAGGCTGGACACCCACCCCAAAGCCCAGGACAAAGAACTGCTGTTCTCCACGGCATGAGGGCACCACATGCCTTGCAGCAACAGgccttttcttccccactgCACAGACAATGCTGGAAATGCAGTGGTTGAGGGTCAGAGGATTGTCACCTCCTCTGAAGCAGACCCTAagttttcctggctgtgaagcaACCTGCATGTTTGACCCACTGACTGCTAATGCGAATGTACTCTACTCTTCCCATGCCAGATCTGAGAACAACTCCTGCTGTGGTAGCTGTAAATGGACTTTCTGAGCCCAGACACCAGACTGCCATTCCGACCAGCTTAGTGCCCTCCATGCCTCAGTCCTGGCCGGTTTCAAAGGTGTTGTTGCCAGCAGACACCCACCCTTGTCCCAGTGCCCACTTTGCTCTCCTACCATCCCTGTGTCAGTCCTGAAACTGGATGGACTGTGGACAGAGCACACCTGGACTTTGGCTCCCACAACTGCCTCTGGTCACAAAAAACCACATCTTCTCTCCACAGAGAAGAGTTCTCCACATAGATATCACCCAGCCCTAATATGGCTCTTGGCAGAGACACAGAAGTGTTCTTGGGACAAGGAGTTATTCAGGACCAGGTCCACAACCCCATTCCAATGACTGATGATACAGGACTTGTTATCACTCCCCTGGCCTTGGAGAGAGCTGTCTGTCCCCTCCGTCCCACCATCCCCCCCACCCGTTCTCAGCTAGCCAAGTTTTGTGGGGTAGGGACCCATGGCCTGGAGATGTTGTGGGATAATTGTTGATGAGGTGGGCAGCCTTGGCTGACAGTCCCCAAGAGGTAGCACTGCACTTccccccagggccagcagctctgtggaaacTCACCAGCAGGGTCCAAGCTCCCGTCTGCCAGCTCCCCTTCCGTTGCCACTGCTTGCATCCCACCAACCATGTTCTGGATGGTCAGCATAGGTGGCTGCTGTTGATACACTGGttcaggcagtgctggctcaGAAGGCACTGTCTCAGAAGGCACAGGCTCAGCCTTCTCCTGTGGGTCAGGCTGGGTGTCCACTGCTGGCTCTGTCTCCAGGACAGCCTTGACCACTGCCTGACGGCCCCGTCCTCTTTTGGCTCTTCTGGCTCTCCTTTGCTGTTCGGTCTTATAGTCTCTGCCAGGGGATTTCACAGGGATAATGACTTGGGAATAAGACAAAGGAAatgcttctttcttcccttctgccctAAGGCAGGCTTTGCTAGGTCCCCCTCTTGTGATTGTGACCCAGTTCATCCTGGCAgaagctgcagttctgcagccCCCTCCTAAGCCCTGCACaacagcctcctgcagctgcagcagtgagcaggagCTTGGGCAACAAGTTTTTCCTCAGCCCCACATTATGACTGATGTTTGCTTGATACCACCCCATGCATCTCTCCCCACAGTAACTCAGTAaaccctgagcagctgctggctgcaggtcACCTTTCCCCACTGAATACTGATGGCTCTGTCCTTGGGTGGAGGGGCTGGGCCATGTCTGGGCTCAGGTTAAGTGCACCACAAAAGCAATATGACAGAAAAAGCAAGATTTACCTCAGAACCCAGTGAGCTGAATCTTTCTCCAGggcttctgcttttcttttcctgagcaGCTCCCGGTCTCTCAAGCGACGGGTTATGATGACATCTACAAGGATAAAGTGCTAACATGACATTCTGATCCCTCCCTGCCTGGTACTAGAGCAGTGATGCAAGAGGCCATGCTTTTTGTTGTCCAAGAGGTCTTGATACGTAACTACTTGAGCGCTGTacttccagcacagcctcagtgGGCAGGATTTGATGACACCAAAACTCCCAGGCTCCTAGCCTGACAATTACTCTAGATTTCCAATTACAATTCCTTGGGGTGACCCATGTCCAACCTACTCCCCTACTGCAGGAGACCTGGGGCCTGTTGCCTTTGATCAAACACCGACACAGACTGAAAGGTAATTCTTCATGTTTGCTCTGTTGTTACCCTTTTTCCCAGACAGCTGGAACTGGCTGCCACTGAAATTAAGGTGTTTATCTAACAACCAAGGAGAAAGCCTTGGCCCACAGAACAGACAGCCCTTCACAAAAGAACAGCTCTGTGGGGGCAAGGATGCACCAGAGGGCACAGCCTTACCCACACAGATGCTCATGTGCCTTGGGCTGAGGCCTTGTGGGGCAATGGTGATCCAGCCAGAGACCAAGACAGGGCTAGTAcacactgctggggctgcttgGCCCCAAATACCACACAAACAGCCTCAAGATGGTTTGCAGCTGTGAGGAAGACTATGGCAGGGCTGAAGAAAGACAAACTGATGTGAGAAAGCTCCAACGGTGGCTTTATTATTTGGGCAGGTTGCATACTGCCACCAGCAGAGATTAGCACTCCCCAGATCCCAGTCACCCTCTGAGACACCCTCGTGTCAAAAAAGACATGCCTTCTTTGGCCAGGGTAAACAGTGTCCATTTCACTGGTTGCAAAGGGCTCCAAATTGCTTCCCAAGGTAAAGACCAGCCTGAAAAAAGGTCTGGACTTCACTTCTGCATGCCTTTGTCCAAAAAGACAGCAATCCCTGATGATTTCTAGCATAGACTCTAAGCTGTGATAATAAAAAATTGTCTCAAATCAAGCAGCATGAGACCCAATCCCAGAAGACAAAGGGAGCAACACTACTTCCCTGAGGCCTTGAGGGAGAGGGAATTCCCAAACATATACGAAGAGatcacaaaataattaattttcatagtTTTAACAAAATTCACACAAGTGGAAAAGCAAAACTATGATCTACTCCTTCCAGAGGTAATCAGATCCACACCAAAAGCCTCAGTGCACACTGAAGTagtgaaatcagtgaaaatttgtcattttgtcATTCTCTTGATCAGATTGTAGAAGTGTCAAGGTGAGAAAGACTttggaggctgagctgggattACAGCTCTTTTATCCCACATATTTattaaatgcaagaaaaattgTGGTCCAGGACAGGACAATGCAAAACTGACAGCAGGAGCCAGTCTCTGCCCAAAGTAGACTTTTACACAAGACGCTTCTGATAATTAATGATAACAATCTTACAGAAATTTAGTTTGAAGAGTATTTATGTTGGTCTGTGCTTCAATGTCCTCATCAAAGCAGAGTCAACTATTAAAATTACATCTGACTGCCCAGGACAC
This sequence is a window from Parus major isolate Abel chromosome Z, Parus_major1.1, whole genome shotgun sequence. Protein-coding genes within it:
- the HEMGN gene encoding hemogen produces the protein MESLGKDHASLDSSLPPSAACEEYAVPDVIITRRLRDRELLRKRKAEALEKDSAHWVLRDYKTEQQRRARRAKRGRGRQAVVKAVLETEPAVDTQPDPQEKAEPVPSETVPSEPALPEPVYQQQPPMLTIQNMVGGMQAVATEGELADGSLDPAGEEDVLKPAEADILEELNTPLGKDHQDNEFNAHILY